One stretch of Limnohabitans sp. DNA includes these proteins:
- the aceE gene encoding pyruvate dehydrogenase (acetyl-transferring), homodimeric type, producing MKDMDSQETREWMDALSAVIEKAGPERAHFLLEELLEEARQNSIDLPFSATTGYVNTIEPNEEARCPGNIEIEERLRAYMRWNAMAMVVKANRHNPADGGDLGGHIGSFASLAHMFGAGFNHFWHAENENHGGDCLYIQGHVSPGVYARAYLEGRLTEEQLLNFRQEVDGKGLSSYPHPKLMPEFWQFPTVSMGLGPLMAIYQARFLKYLHARGIANTENRKVWVFCGDGEMDEVESLGAIGLAARENLDNLIFVVNCNLQRLDGPVRGNGKIVQELEGEFRGSGWNVIKLLWGSEWDSLLARDKDGALRKLMMETLDGDYQAFKANDGAYVRKHFFGRDPRTLEMVAHLTDNDIWNLKRGGHDPQKVYAAYHQAVNTKGQPTVLLIKTVKGFGMGKAGEGKNTVHQTKKLTDDDIKYMRDRFNIPIPDSELANIPFYKPADDTPEMRYLHERRQALGGYLPKRRAKAEESFTVPSLDTFKAVMEPTAEGREISTTQAYVRFLTQLLRDQALGPRVVPILVDEARTFGMEGLFRQIGIYNPAGQQYTPVDKDQVMYYKEDKAGQILQEGINEAGGMSSWIAAATSYSSSNRIMVPFYVYYSMFGFQRIGDLAWAAGDMQARGFLLGGTSGRTTLNGEGLQHEDGHSHIMANTIPNCVSYDPTFAHEVGVILHHGLKRMVEKQDNVFYYITLLNENYAMPGLTPGTEEQIIKGMYLCKPGAVSSGTSGAGEKRVQLLGSGTILRESIAAQTLLATDWGIQADVWSCPSFNELTRDGQDAERHNMLHPLETPRVSFVGQQLAKHSGPVVASTDYMKAYAEQIRPFIPKDRTYKVLGTDGFGRSDFRSKLREHFEVNRHYIVVAALKALSEDGAVPVSQVAEAIKKYGINTEKVNPLYA from the coding sequence ATGAAAGATATGGACAGCCAAGAAACCCGCGAATGGATGGACGCCTTGTCCGCCGTGATCGAAAAAGCGGGTCCAGAGCGCGCCCACTTTTTACTGGAAGAGCTGCTGGAAGAAGCCCGCCAGAACAGCATCGATTTGCCGTTTTCGGCCACGACCGGTTACGTCAACACCATTGAGCCCAACGAAGAGGCCCGTTGCCCCGGCAACATCGAGATCGAAGAGCGCCTGCGCGCCTACATGCGCTGGAACGCCATGGCCATGGTGGTTAAGGCCAACCGCCACAACCCCGCTGATGGCGGCGATTTGGGCGGTCACATCGGCTCATTCGCCTCGCTGGCCCACATGTTTGGTGCCGGTTTCAACCATTTTTGGCATGCCGAGAACGAAAACCACGGTGGTGACTGTCTCTACATCCAGGGCCACGTGTCGCCCGGCGTGTATGCCCGCGCTTACCTCGAAGGCCGCCTGACCGAAGAGCAGTTGCTCAACTTCCGCCAGGAAGTGGACGGCAAAGGCCTGTCGAGCTACCCACACCCCAAGCTGATGCCCGAGTTTTGGCAGTTCCCCACCGTGTCGATGGGCTTGGGCCCATTGATGGCCATCTACCAAGCGCGATTTTTGAAGTACCTGCACGCCCGTGGCATTGCCAACACCGAAAACCGCAAGGTCTGGGTGTTCTGTGGTGACGGCGAGATGGACGAAGTCGAATCATTGGGCGCAATTGGTTTGGCCGCTCGCGAGAACCTGGACAACCTGATTTTTGTCGTCAACTGCAACTTGCAGCGCCTGGACGGTCCGGTGCGCGGCAACGGCAAGATCGTGCAAGAGCTTGAAGGCGAGTTCCGTGGCTCCGGCTGGAACGTCATCAAGCTGCTCTGGGGCAGCGAGTGGGACAGCCTGCTGGCTCGCGACAAAGATGGCGCGCTGCGCAAGCTGATGATGGAAACCTTGGACGGTGATTACCAGGCCTTCAAGGCCAACGACGGCGCTTATGTGCGCAAGCATTTCTTTGGCCGCGACCCGCGCACGCTGGAGATGGTGGCGCACCTGACGGACAACGACATCTGGAACCTCAAGCGTGGCGGTCATGACCCCCAAAAAGTCTATGCCGCTTACCACCAAGCGGTCAATACCAAGGGGCAGCCCACCGTGTTGCTGATCAAAACCGTCAAGGGCTTTGGCATGGGCAAGGCGGGTGAGGGCAAAAACACCGTTCACCAGACCAAGAAGCTCACGGACGACGACATCAAGTACATGCGCGACCGCTTCAACATCCCGATCCCGGACAGCGAGCTGGCCAACATTCCTTTTTACAAGCCCGCTGACGACACGCCAGAGATGCGTTACCTGCATGAGCGCCGCCAAGCATTGGGTGGCTACTTGCCCAAGCGCCGCGCCAAGGCCGAAGAGAGCTTCACCGTGCCTTCGCTCGACACCTTCAAAGCCGTGATGGAGCCCACCGCCGAAGGCCGTGAAATCTCCACCACCCAAGCCTATGTGCGCTTCTTGACGCAACTGCTGAGAGACCAAGCATTGGGCCCACGCGTGGTGCCGATTCTGGTGGACGAAGCCCGCACATTCGGCATGGAAGGCCTGTTCCGCCAGATCGGTATTTACAACCCTGCAGGCCAGCAGTACACCCCGGTCGACAAAGACCAGGTCATGTACTACAAGGAAGACAAAGCCGGTCAAATTCTGCAAGAAGGCATCAACGAAGCCGGCGGCATGTCCAGCTGGATCGCGGCCGCCACCAGCTACAGCTCCAGCAACCGCATCATGGTGCCGTTCTATGTGTATTACTCGATGTTCGGCTTTCAGCGCATTGGCGATTTGGCCTGGGCTGCGGGCGACATGCAAGCGCGCGGCTTCTTGCTGGGCGGTACTTCGGGCCGCACCACTTTGAATGGCGAAGGCCTGCAGCACGAAGACGGTCACAGCCACATCATGGCCAACACCATCCCCAACTGTGTGTCTTATGACCCGACCTTCGCACACGAAGTCGGTGTCATCCTGCACCACGGCTTGAAGCGCATGGTCGAAAAGCAAGACAACGTGTTTTATTACATCACCCTGCTCAACGAAAACTACGCCATGCCAGGTCTGACGCCCGGCACCGAAGAGCAGATCATCAAGGGCATGTATTTGTGCAAGCCTGGAGCAGTTTCGAGCGGCACCTCCGGCGCGGGCGAAAAACGCGTGCAACTGCTGGGCTCGGGCACTATCTTGCGCGAATCGATTGCCGCGCAAACCCTGCTGGCCACCGACTGGGGCATTCAGGCCGACGTGTGGAGCTGCCCAAGCTTCAACGAGCTGACCCGCGACGGCCAAGACGCTGAGCGCCACAACATGTTGCACCCGCTGGAAACACCCCGAGTGTCGTTCGTGGGCCAACAGCTGGCCAAGCACAGCGGCCCCGTGGTCGCATCGACCGATTACATGAAGGCCTATGCCGAGCAGATCCGTCCGTTCATTCCAAAAGACCGCACCTACAAAGTGCTGGGCACCGACGGCTTTGGCCGCTCTGACTTCCGCAGCAAGCTGCGCGAGCACTTCGAGGTGAACCGCCACTACATCGTCGTGGCCGCGCTCAAAGCGCTCAGCGAGGACGGCGCAGTGCCCGTCAGCCAAGTGGCTGAGGCGATCAAAAAGTACGGCATCAACACCGAAAAAGTGAATCCTCTTTACGCGTAA
- the folD gene encoding bifunctional methylenetetrahydrofolate dehydrogenase/methenyltetrahydrofolate cyclohydrolase FolD produces the protein MTAQLIDGNQLSKQLRTEVAARAQALKAKGVTPGLAVVLVGDNPASQVYVRNKVKACEDSGLHSVLEKYEATMTVADLLARVEALNMDPSIHGILVQLPLPAHIDAQKVIEAISPAKDVDGFHIASAGALMTGMPGFWPCTPYGCMKMLESIGYDLRGKHAVVIGRSNIVGKPMALMLLQQNATVTICHSASPDLKAMTLQADVIVAAVGKRNVLTADMVKPGAVVLDVGMNRNDAGKLCGDVDFEGVKQVASHITPVPGGVGPMTITMLLVNTLEAAERATK, from the coding sequence ATGACAGCCCAACTCATCGACGGCAACCAGCTCTCAAAACAACTGCGCACCGAAGTCGCCGCCCGGGCCCAAGCCCTCAAGGCCAAGGGTGTGACGCCCGGTCTGGCCGTGGTGCTGGTGGGGGACAACCCGGCCAGCCAGGTTTATGTGCGCAACAAGGTCAAGGCCTGCGAAGACAGCGGCCTGCACTCGGTGCTGGAGAAGTACGAAGCCACCATGACCGTAGCCGACCTGCTGGCCCGGGTTGAAGCCCTGAACATGGACCCCAGCATCCACGGCATCCTGGTGCAACTGCCCTTGCCCGCACACATCGATGCCCAAAAAGTCATCGAAGCCATCAGCCCCGCCAAAGACGTGGACGGCTTTCACATCGCCAGCGCCGGGGCCTTGATGACCGGCATGCCCGGTTTCTGGCCCTGCACGCCTTACGGCTGCATGAAAATGCTCGAAAGCATTGGCTACGACCTGCGCGGCAAACACGCCGTGGTCATTGGCCGCAGCAACATTGTGGGCAAACCCATGGCGCTGATGCTCTTGCAACAAAACGCCACCGTGACGATTTGCCACAGCGCCTCCCCCGACCTGAAGGCCATGACCTTGCAAGCCGATGTGATCGTGGCCGCCGTGGGCAAACGCAACGTGCTCACGGCCGACATGGTCAAGCCCGGCGCGGTGGTGCTGGACGTGGGCATGAACCGCAATGACGCAGGCAAACTGTGTGGCGACGTGGACTTTGAAGGCGTGAAACAAGTCGCCAGCCACATCACCCCCGTGCCCGGCGGCGTCGGCCCCATGACCATCACCATGCTGCTGGTCAACACCCTTGAAGCTGCCGAGCGCGCCACCAAGTGA
- a CDS encoding M3 family metallopeptidase: MTNPLLDTSGLPLFDRIAPDHVAPALDELLSAAEKALDTVTATDFPADWKAIASTLDVSTERLGMAWGVVSHLNSVADTPELRAAYNAALPRVTEFWTRLGSDERLYAKYKAIDAASLNTEQTQARKNALRGFVLGGAELQGTAKERYAAIQERLAEITQKFSENTLDATDKFALYVSTEQLQGVPADVVQATRDAAQKEGQEGHRLSLKMPVYLPVMQFADNTALREQLYKAYVTRASDQAPEDFKHFDNTPLIQEILALRQEESRLLGFDNYAQVSVVPKMAESPEKVTSFLRDLAVKARPFAEKDLADLREFASNALGLNGPLNAWDVPYLSEKLKEARYSFSEQEVKQYFTAPKVLAGLFKIIETLFEVNIRADQAPVWHPAVGFYRIEREGQLVGQFYLDPPARAGKRGGAWMDDVRGRWQRPDTGVLQTPVAHLVCNFAEGVNGQPALLTHDDVITLFHEFGHGLHHMLTQVNERDVSGISGVEWDAVELPSQFMENFCWEWSVLRHMTAHVETGEPLPRALFDKMLAAKNFQSGLQTLRQIEFSLFDMLVHSEHDPAQDFMPLLQQVRDEVAVMRPPAFNRMAHTFSHIFAGGYAAGYYSYKWAEVLSADAYAAFEETAASDGTPSVETGRLYRQAILEAGGSRPALESFKAFRGREPSLDALLRHQGMVTA, encoded by the coding sequence ATGACCAACCCCTTGCTCGACACTTCTGGCCTGCCCCTGTTTGACCGCATCGCCCCCGATCATGTGGCCCCGGCCTTGGACGAACTGCTGAGCGCCGCCGAAAAGGCGCTGGACACCGTGACCGCCACCGACTTTCCAGCCGACTGGAAAGCCATCGCCAGCACCTTGGACGTGAGCACCGAGCGACTGGGCATGGCCTGGGGCGTCGTCTCACACCTCAACAGCGTGGCCGACACCCCCGAGTTGCGCGCCGCCTACAACGCCGCCCTGCCCCGCGTGACCGAGTTCTGGACGCGCCTGGGCAGCGACGAGCGTCTGTATGCCAAATACAAAGCCATTGACGCCGCCAGCCTCAACACCGAACAAACGCAAGCCCGCAAAAACGCCCTGCGCGGCTTTGTGCTGGGCGGTGCCGAGCTGCAGGGCACAGCCAAAGAGCGCTACGCCGCCATCCAGGAACGGCTGGCCGAGATCACTCAAAAGTTCAGCGAAAACACTTTGGACGCCACCGACAAATTTGCGCTGTACGTGAGCACAGAACAGCTCCAAGGCGTGCCCGCCGACGTGGTTCAGGCCACCCGCGACGCCGCTCAAAAAGAAGGCCAAGAAGGCCACCGCCTGTCGCTCAAAATGCCGGTGTACCTGCCCGTGATGCAGTTCGCCGACAACACGGCCTTGCGCGAACAACTCTACAAAGCCTATGTGACTCGAGCCTCAGACCAGGCCCCAGAAGACTTCAAGCATTTCGACAACACCCCCTTGATACAAGAAATTTTGGCGCTGCGTCAAGAAGAATCACGTCTGCTGGGTTTTGACAACTACGCCCAAGTCTCGGTGGTGCCCAAAATGGCCGAGTCCCCCGAAAAAGTCACCAGTTTCTTGCGTGACCTGGCGGTCAAAGCCCGCCCCTTTGCCGAAAAAGACTTGGCCGATCTGCGCGAATTTGCCAGCAATGCATTGGGCTTGAACGGCCCGCTGAACGCCTGGGACGTGCCTTATTTGAGCGAAAAACTCAAGGAAGCGCGCTACAGCTTCAGCGAACAAGAGGTCAAGCAATACTTCACCGCCCCCAAAGTGCTGGCTGGGCTGTTCAAGATCATCGAAACCCTGTTCGAAGTCAACATCCGCGCCGACCAAGCGCCGGTCTGGCACCCCGCCGTGGGCTTTTACCGCATCGAGCGCGAAGGCCAACTGGTGGGCCAGTTCTACCTCGACCCCCCAGCCCGCGCCGGCAAGCGCGGCGGTGCCTGGATGGACGATGTGCGCGGCCGCTGGCAGCGCCCCGACACCGGCGTGCTGCAAACGCCCGTGGCGCACCTGGTGTGCAACTTTGCCGAAGGCGTGAACGGCCAGCCTGCCTTGCTCACGCACGACGACGTGATCACCCTCTTCCACGAGTTTGGCCACGGCCTGCACCACATGCTGACGCAGGTGAACGAGCGTGACGTCTCGGGCATCAGCGGCGTCGAGTGGGATGCGGTCGAGCTGCCCAGCCAGTTCATGGAAAATTTCTGCTGGGAATGGTCGGTGCTGCGCCACATGACGGCCCATGTGGAAACCGGCGAGCCCCTGCCGCGCGCCCTGTTCGACAAGATGCTGGCCGCCAAAAACTTCCAAAGCGGCTTGCAAACCCTGCGCCAGATCGAGTTTTCGCTGTTCGACATGCTGGTGCATTCAGAACACGACCCGGCGCAAGACTTCATGCCGCTCTTGCAACAGGTTCGCGACGAAGTCGCCGTCATGCGCCCACCCGCCTTCAACCGCATGGCCCACACCTTCAGCCACATTTTTGCAGGCGGTTACGCTGCGGGTTATTACAGCTACAAATGGGCCGAGGTACTGAGCGCCGATGCCTACGCCGCCTTTGAAGAAACCGCCGCCTCCGACGGCACGCCCAGCGTGGAAACCGGACGCCTGTACCGCCAAGCCATTTTGGAGGCTGGCGGCAGCCGCCCAGCGCTGGAGTCGTTCAAGGCCTTCCGGGGCCGCGAGCCGAGCCTGGATGCGCTGCTGCGGCATCAAGGCATGGTGACGGCCTGA
- a CDS encoding response regulator transcription factor: MSLIPKKGTVYVVDDDEAVRDSLQWLLEGKDYRVRCFDSAESFISRYDPREVACLIADIRMGGMTGLELQDRLIERKSPLPIVFITGHGDVPMAVTTMKKGAMDFIQKPFKEEELLGLVERMLDEAREAFAGYQQAVSRDALLSKLTGREAQVLERIVAGRLNKQIADDLGISIKTVEAHRANIMEKLNANTVADLLKIALGQTAPKA, from the coding sequence ATGAGTTTGATCCCCAAAAAAGGCACTGTATACGTTGTTGACGATGATGAAGCGGTGCGAGATTCACTGCAATGGTTGCTCGAAGGCAAGGATTACCGGGTGCGTTGCTTTGACAGTGCCGAGTCCTTCATCAGCCGCTACGACCCACGTGAAGTGGCCTGCCTGATCGCCGACATCCGCATGGGCGGCATGACCGGTCTGGAATTGCAAGACCGCCTGATCGAGCGCAAATCGCCCCTGCCCATCGTGTTCATCACTGGCCATGGCGACGTGCCCATGGCGGTCACGACCATGAAAAAAGGGGCGATGGACTTCATCCAGAAACCTTTCAAGGAAGAAGAATTGCTGGGCCTGGTCGAGCGAATGCTGGACGAAGCCCGTGAGGCGTTTGCGGGTTACCAGCAAGCGGTCAGCCGGGATGCCCTGCTGTCCAAGCTGACAGGCCGCGAAGCTCAGGTGCTCGAACGCATCGTCGCCGGTCGCCTGAACAAACAGATCGCCGACGATCTGGGCATCAGCATCAAGACGGTGGAAGCGCACCGCGCCAACATCATGGAAAAGCTCAACGCCAACACCGTGGCCGATTTGCTCAAGATCGCGCTCGGGCAAACCGCCCCAAAAGCCTGA
- the aceF gene encoding dihydrolipoyllysine-residue acetyltransferase: MALVEVQVPDIGDFDEVTVIELMVKVGDTVKAEQSLITVESDKASMEIPSSTAGVVKEMRVALGDKVKQGSVVLVVEAAGESAAPAAAPVAAAAPAPVAAPAAALAPAASGPVQVHVPDIGDFKDVAVIEVMVKPGDNIKVEQSLITVESDKASMEIPSSHAGVLKELKVKVGDTVNIGDLLAILEGTVAAAAPVAAAAAAPAASAAVVSAPAAAPIPVAAAVAAVAAPAHAPGGNTLGLPHASPSVRKFARELGVPLAEVKGSGLKGRITEADVQAFTQAVMSGAAQTKAQAAKAPAASGGDGAALGLIPWPKVDFAKFGPIERKEMGRIKKISGANLLRNAIMIPAVTNHDDADITDLEAFRVSTNLENEKSAKSGINASVKVTMLAFLIKACVAALKKYPEFNSSLDGDAIVYKNYWHIGFAADTPNGLMVPVIRDCDKKGVLQISQEMGELAKKAREGKLSPAEMSGATFTISSLGGIGGKYFTPIINAPEVAILGVCKSTMEPVWDGKQFVPRLMLPLSLTWDHRVIDGAAAARFNAFLGQILSDFRRVLL, encoded by the coding sequence ATGGCATTGGTAGAAGTTCAAGTCCCGGACATCGGGGATTTCGATGAAGTGACGGTCATTGAGTTGATGGTCAAAGTGGGCGACACGGTGAAAGCCGAGCAATCGCTGATCACGGTGGAGTCTGACAAAGCCTCGATGGAAATCCCTTCGAGCACGGCGGGCGTGGTCAAGGAAATGCGCGTGGCGCTGGGTGACAAGGTCAAACAAGGCTCGGTCGTGTTGGTGGTGGAAGCTGCTGGTGAGTCTGCTGCACCGGCTGCTGCACCTGTCGCCGCAGCAGCCCCTGCGCCTGTGGCTGCACCTGCGGCTGCCTTAGCGCCTGCTGCATCAGGCCCTGTGCAAGTGCATGTGCCTGACATTGGTGATTTCAAAGACGTGGCCGTCATCGAAGTCATGGTCAAGCCCGGCGACAACATCAAGGTCGAGCAATCGCTCATCACCGTCGAGTCCGACAAGGCTTCGATGGAAATCCCGTCCTCACACGCGGGCGTGCTCAAAGAGCTCAAAGTCAAAGTGGGCGACACGGTCAACATCGGTGACCTGCTGGCCATTTTGGAAGGCACCGTGGCGGCTGCCGCGCCTGTGGCGGCGGCTGCTGCTGCCCCAGCAGCTTCTGCGGCTGTGGTCTCGGCACCCGCTGCAGCGCCCATCCCAGTGGCTGCAGCTGTGGCTGCAGTGGCAGCGCCTGCCCACGCCCCCGGTGGCAACACGCTGGGTTTGCCCCACGCGTCGCCCTCGGTGCGCAAGTTCGCCCGCGAGCTGGGTGTGCCGCTCGCAGAAGTCAAAGGCTCTGGCCTCAAAGGCCGAATCACCGAGGCCGACGTGCAAGCCTTCACCCAAGCCGTCATGTCGGGTGCTGCACAAACCAAGGCGCAAGCGGCCAAAGCCCCTGCAGCTTCGGGCGGTGACGGCGCAGCTTTGGGCCTGATCCCCTGGCCCAAGGTGGACTTTGCCAAGTTCGGCCCGATTGAGCGCAAGGAGATGGGCCGCATCAAGAAGATCAGCGGTGCCAACTTGCTCCGCAACGCCATCATGATCCCGGCCGTCACCAACCACGACGATGCCGACATCACCGACCTTGAAGCCTTCCGCGTCTCCACCAACCTAGAGAACGAAAAGTCGGCGAAATCTGGAATTAACGCAAGCGTTAAGGTCACCATGCTGGCGTTCTTGATCAAGGCTTGCGTGGCCGCGCTCAAGAAATACCCCGAGTTCAACAGTTCGTTAGATGGTGATGCCATCGTCTACAAAAACTACTGGCACATCGGCTTTGCCGCTGACACGCCCAATGGTTTGATGGTCCCAGTCATCCGCGATTGCGACAAAAAAGGCGTGCTGCAGATCAGCCAGGAAATGGGCGAGCTGGCCAAGAAGGCGCGAGAAGGCAAACTCAGCCCGGCAGAAATGTCCGGCGCAACCTTCACCATCTCCAGCCTTGGCGGCATTGGTGGCAAGTACTTCACACCCATCATCAACGCGCCCGAAGTGGCCATTTTGGGTGTCTGCAAGAGCACCATGGAACCCGTGTGGGACGGCAAGCAGTTTGTGCCCCGCCTGATGCTGCCCCTGTCTTTGACATGGGACCACCGCGTCATCGACGGCGCCGCAGCGGCACGCTTCAACGCGTTCCTGGGTCAAATCCTCAGCGACTTCCGTCGCGTGTTGCTCTAA
- a CDS encoding PAS domain-containing sensor histidine kinase gives MALNKTSSVVGKVSPVTWWLSWWRRQSPNRQDRFANLAPVAAVVLFLAAIASAFWYLRIEEVEREQEAIKRDVEYAQQRLRLRLLERQEQVMRLARDISNREIRVDQFLIRSESLVQQYPEFLSLTWIDDKRRVVATQNTSSLSQSQQWRSGSIVKLGETETLLSLARDLMQPIYGKVKVEADRDSFMNVLQLHTPLSNDQGRFNGVVLAEYSMEGLLRYGIPTEVLAKYAVALHDGDGNMLAGQSITSRTAVWSLLPGSDKPHNDYQIPVSPVGNDLVLRAQTWRTSQGLVGSGLFWLVSVLSVMTAWMLIANWRHTRRRLQAQKALVEETNFRRAMENSMLTGMRALDLRGRITYVNPAFCQMTGWNESELVGAVAPFPYWPEQDQELLMRRLEEEISGQHSAGGFQVRVKRKNGQLFEARMYVSPLIDATGKQTGWMTSMTDITEPNRIREQLAGAHERFTIVLEALDASVSVAPLGSEELLFANKLYRLWFGQNTQGHLRLVQQAGEAYNGEKVSDDVDDMAGLPTVGLTQAGSENAEIFVPELEKWLEVRSRYINWADGRLAQMVIASDITPRRQAEELAAKQAERAQTASRLITMGEMASSVAHELNQPLTAISNYCSGMISRIQSKQVKEEDLLWALEKTNHQAQRAGQIIFRIRSFVKRSEPNRTLSDVSAMVSESLELAEIELRRRHVRLTHHVAARLPKLWVDPILIEQVLVNLMKNAVESIENANRPPDKRQVELRILPKHIENQSVVEFSVMDTGAGLPPGAMERVYEAFFSTKVEGMGIGLNLCRSIVESHQGRITAENLYNSGQVTGCRFSFWIPVETALTTPKATEVNE, from the coding sequence ATGGCATTGAACAAAACATCTTCGGTTGTCGGAAAAGTCAGCCCTGTGACCTGGTGGCTGTCGTGGTGGCGTCGTCAATCGCCCAACAGGCAAGACAGGTTTGCCAACTTGGCGCCGGTGGCGGCGGTGGTGTTGTTTCTGGCCGCCATTGCCAGTGCATTTTGGTATCTGCGGATCGAAGAGGTTGAGCGTGAGCAGGAGGCCATTAAGCGAGATGTGGAATACGCCCAACAACGGTTGAGGTTGCGTTTGCTCGAGCGTCAAGAGCAAGTCATGCGCCTGGCACGCGACATCTCAAATCGTGAAATCAGGGTGGATCAATTCCTGATCCGCTCAGAATCTTTGGTGCAACAGTACCCCGAGTTCTTGTCCTTGACCTGGATCGATGACAAAAGACGAGTTGTGGCCACACAAAACACCTCCAGCCTTTCACAAAGTCAGCAGTGGCGCAGCGGAAGCATCGTCAAGCTGGGAGAAACCGAGACACTCTTGAGCTTGGCAAGAGACTTGATGCAGCCCATTTACGGAAAAGTCAAGGTCGAGGCTGACAGGGATTCATTCATGAACGTGTTGCAGCTGCATACCCCGCTCAGCAACGACCAGGGACGATTCAATGGCGTGGTGCTAGCCGAATACAGCATGGAAGGACTGTTACGTTATGGCATCCCCACCGAGGTTTTGGCCAAATACGCTGTGGCACTTCATGATGGAGATGGAAACATGCTGGCGGGTCAATCGATCACCTCGCGCACTGCGGTATGGTCTTTGCTGCCTGGCAGCGATAAACCGCACAACGATTATCAAATCCCTGTTTCACCCGTTGGCAACGACTTGGTCCTGCGAGCCCAAACTTGGCGAACATCTCAGGGTTTGGTGGGCAGTGGCTTGTTCTGGCTGGTGAGTGTGCTCAGCGTGATGACCGCCTGGATGCTGATCGCCAATTGGCGACACACCCGCAGACGCTTGCAGGCACAAAAGGCCTTGGTGGAAGAAACCAATTTCCGACGCGCCATGGAAAACTCCATGCTGACCGGCATGCGAGCGCTCGATCTTCGTGGGCGCATCACCTATGTCAACCCCGCCTTTTGCCAAATGACCGGCTGGAATGAATCCGAATTGGTGGGTGCGGTGGCACCGTTTCCGTATTGGCCCGAACAAGATCAGGAATTGCTGATGCGACGCCTCGAAGAGGAGATCAGTGGCCAACACTCGGCGGGCGGCTTTCAGGTCAGGGTCAAGCGCAAAAATGGACAATTGTTCGAGGCTCGCATGTATGTTTCCCCTTTGATTGATGCCACAGGCAAACAGACCGGCTGGATGACATCCATGACCGACATCACCGAACCCAACCGGATTCGAGAACAGTTGGCCGGCGCTCATGAGCGCTTCACCATCGTGCTGGAGGCCCTGGACGCCTCGGTGTCAGTGGCACCTTTGGGCAGCGAAGAGCTGCTGTTTGCGAACAAACTGTACCGTTTGTGGTTTGGCCAAAACACGCAAGGTCATCTTCGACTGGTGCAGCAAGCGGGCGAGGCCTACAACGGCGAAAAGGTTTCGGACGATGTGGACGACATGGCTGGATTACCCACCGTGGGCCTGACTCAGGCCGGTTCAGAAAACGCAGAAATTTTTGTACCCGAACTCGAAAAATGGCTGGAAGTGCGCTCTCGTTACATCAATTGGGCAGACGGACGGCTGGCCCAAATGGTGATTGCCAGCGACATCACACCGCGCCGCCAGGCTGAAGAATTGGCCGCAAAACAAGCCGAACGCGCCCAAACTGCCAGCCGGTTGATCACCATGGGCGAAATGGCTTCAAGCGTGGCACATGAACTGAATCAACCCCTCACCGCCATCAGCAACTATTGCAGCGGCATGATTTCGAGGATTCAAAGCAAACAAGTCAAAGAAGAGGACTTGCTCTGGGCGCTCGAAAAAACCAATCACCAAGCGCAGAGAGCGGGACAAATCATTTTTCGCATTCGAAGCTTTGTCAAACGCAGTGAACCCAATCGGACCTTGTCCGATGTATCTGCCATGGTCAGTGAATCGCTGGAGCTGGCTGAAATCGAACTGCGAAGAAGGCATGTGCGCTTGACACACCATGTGGCGGCGCGACTGCCCAAGCTTTGGGTGGACCCCATCCTGATTGAGCAAGTCCTGGTGAATTTGATGAAAAATGCGGTCGAGTCGATTGAAAACGCCAATCGCCCCCCCGACAAACGACAAGTCGAATTGCGGATCTTGCCCAAACACATCGAGAACCAGTCTGTTGTGGAGTTCTCGGTGATGGACACCGGAGCAGGCCTGCCGCCAGGAGCCATGGAACGGGTCTATGAGGCCTTTTTCTCGACCAAGGTGGAAGGCATGGGAATTGGCCTGAATTTGTGCAGAAGTATTGTCGAATCACACCAAGGGCGGATCACAGCCGAGAACCTCTACAATTCCGGTCAGGTGACAGGATGTCGTTTCTCTTTCTGGATACCGGTCGAAACCGCCTTGACCACACCCAAAGCCACTGAGGTAAATGAATGA